One Rosa chinensis cultivar Old Blush chromosome 5, RchiOBHm-V2, whole genome shotgun sequence genomic region harbors:
- the LOC112168475 gene encoding probable beta-1,3-galactosyltransferase 14 has translation MPSSPKFFHARQPPSGRRSTVLIICFCLVFGLSGFVFGLVALHSSQYNCLTTHSRSVRVVWERIGSTTRTSQNGLVFSDGDANSGRHKVMGFVGIQTGFGSVGRRESLRKTWMPSDAQGLQRLEEATGLAFRFIIGKSKDKAQMLELGKEVAKYDDFLLLDIEEEYSKLPYKTLAFFKAAYALFDSDFYVKADDDIYLRPDRLSTLLAKERSHSQTYLGCMKKGPVFTDPKLKWFEPLAYLLGSEYFLHAYGPIYALSADVVASLVALRNNSFRMFSNEDVTIGAWMLAMNVNHENNQALCSPECTSSSIAVWDIPKCSGLCNPEKKLLELHQKDSCTKSPTMESDDD, from the exons ATGCCTTCGTCCCCCAAGTTCTTCCACGCCCGCCAACCCCCCTCCGGTCGCCGATCGACGGTCCTGATCATCTGCTTCTGCCTCGTCTTCGGCCTCTCCGGCTTCGTCTTCGGCCTCGTCGCGCTCCACAGCAGCCAGTACAACTGCCTCACCACCCACTCCAGATCGGTGAGGGTCGTCTGGGAGCGAATTGGCAGCACCACCAGAACCAGCCAAAACGGCCTCGTTTTCAGCGACGGAGATGCAAATAGCGGCAGGCATAAAGTCATGGGCTTCGTCGGCATTCAGACCGGCTTCGGATCCGTCGGCCGGAGAGAGTCCCTCCGGAAGACTTGGATGCCGTCCGATGCCCAGGGCCTTCAACG ATTGGAAGAAGCCACTGGTTTGGCTTTTAGGTTCATCATTGGTAAAAGCAAGGACAAAGCACAGATGTTGGAGCTGGGAAAAGAAGTGGCGAAATACGACGATTTCTTGCTGTTGGATATTGAAGAGGAGTACAGTAAGCTCCCCTACAAAAC ATTGGCTTTCTTCAAAGCTGCCTATGCGCTTTTTGATTCCGACTTCTATGTTAAAGCTGACGACGACATTTACTTGAGGCCAG ATCGCCTTTCGACGCTCTTGGCAAAAGAGCGCTCTCACTCTCAGACTTACCTTGGATGCATGAAAAAGGGCCCAGTCTTCACCGACCCAAAGCTTAAATG GTTTGAGCCACTAGCGTATTTGCTAGGGAGTGAATACTTTCTCCATGCCTATGGTCCAATCTATGCTCTTTCTGCCGATGTTGTTGCAAGTTTGGTTGCTCTTAGGAATAACAG TTTCCGGATGTTTAGCAATGAGGATGTCACAATTGGTGCATGGATGCTTGCAATGAACGTCAACCATGAGAACAATCAAGCACTATGCTCACCAGAATGTACATCATCATCTATTGCTGTGTGGGATATTCCTAAGTGCTCAG GGCTCTGCAATCCAGAAAAGAAACTGTTAGAACTACATCAAAAGGACAGCTGTACAAAAAGTCCAACGATGGAATCTGATGATGATTAG